DNA from Malus sylvestris chromosome 11, drMalSylv7.2, whole genome shotgun sequence:
CACCCTTCATTTTAGACATACAAAACTATGAATTAAAAGTAGGGCTGGTTCGAGTCGGGATCCCGAACCGAAATCCCGAACCGAAATCCCAAACCGACTCTCTTCGGGGTAGGATTCTAAAACCCGAAACCGTACCAGAATTTTGGTATTCCCGAATTTCGGAAGATCGAATGAATGCAGTCCCCAAATAACAAATTTTCGGTCCCCTAATCCCAAATTTGTAGACAACCCATCAAAAATCAAACTGTCGTGGATTGAAGAAGTCGTcgatcaaaattcaaaagcagaaaaatacaaagaaatcaaGCATGCAATAACTGAAATTAGGggattttcaaaacaaaaatcctAATTTTAATTCTAAATCCCCAAATTGAAAGTTTAAAACCCTAATCCTCAATTTcagaatccaaatccaaatcaagGTACAATAATTTCATGAAGTTTGGCACTTTCAGATTAAAGAAGCTTCGATTTGGAGGTGGAACCGTGgaagtttggatttggaatatgGTGTAGTGGTGATTACTTGACGGCTGACGTGTTGAGTTTGTGacaaaaggaggaggaggagagcagAGAGTGCAAAGACGATTCGAGGGATTAGAGAGAGTGTTGAGTCTGAGGTTGTTGACATAGCAGATGAGGAGATGAGAGAGTGCAAAGAGATCCAAGAATTAGAGAAAGTCTGTCtgagtgtgagagagagggCGCAAAGTCATTTGAGAGATAAGAGAGAGTGTCAGGTCTTTTAGCCAacggttgagatttaatctcaaccgaaTCCAACGCTTATGGTTTATTcaagtatatataatatataaataaataaatatatatgtatatatctgttTAGGATTACCGAACATTTGGCAACCCATTCCCAATTCCCATATCATAGTCTCGGGATTATTTCGGTATGGGTTACCGaactttttgggatttttttattttgggatttttcggtttCGGGTTCGGGATTTTTTCAGTCAGGTTTGGGTAATTCGGGATTTTTTTCCCAACCCTaattaaaagtccttgtttacaaggtaAGAAGATAACTTAATGCAGACCTAACTCATCTGTGACAATCTGTTATACAAAGATAACAGTGGTACGCTCAGATtcttgttagttttgattgtgagcctcaaggcctacaccaaAGGCCCCGCAAAGGAACCTTTCAAACTAACTATAAACTCATTTTGCAGTACACCAAGCAGCAAGATCTTGCCCGACAAGCAAGAAAAAGCCACTTCCTCGGGGAGCTGTGCGAGGGACCAGGTCCAGAAATCCAGCCCGAACAACTCTATTTTTCAGTCCCCTAGAAATTTCCTTGAATGAAAAGGATGAGTATGATTTGGAGATTAATAGAGTTCAAGGTAATCTCTTCAGcgcaattatatatatatatatatatatatatatatatatatatatatatataatacttatTTTAATCCTAAATTGATCTTAAATTTGTTTGAATCTGTTCTATTTTGAGAAAACTTGTTAGTGTAATGGAGTTTAGCTTATGTGTTTTCATTAATTCATTGGGATATAGATAAATCTTCGTCAGCGGTCTTCTGCTTCTATGACGCTCGAACAGATGGTAAGTTTTTATGAACTTACTTTCAACAGAAAAATCATTCAACCAAGTACTATTTTTCAACTCATGTTTAGTTTACTCTTCTTCTGCAGACTTTTGCTTCATACATTCAGTCATCAATAGGTGGGCTAAGGAATTCCCACATGTAGCATTGTATGAAATCATCATTGATCATCTGGTATGGCATTGTAAAATGATCTTCTGTTCATTTTGTCCAAATTCTTTGCCaatcattttagtttttaacaattatgatatttttcttgttttgctgCAAGATTAGTTGATCTTAAGATTTGTTTATTCTCTCTGCAGAAAGAAGAAGATCGTAATAATGTAATGAGATAGTACAATTTCAATTGTACGATAAATGATTCTTTTTttctggttttgttttgttttgttttgtttggacGTAATATTCGATACTTAGTGTAATTTGTAACATATGTTTAGTTATATTTGTAAAGCAAATATAAGATTACGTACGATAGACGTTTCTCTCCGACTCTCGCCAAGCGGAGAGATCTGTTGGCTTGCGGTcgcactttttttttaaaaaaaaaattcattaatttgTGTTGTAACTTGTAATTTTTACCATATCATAATTAATAATTTGGTAAGATAACCATACATTATATTAACATAGTTTGGGAAACATATTTTAGCTTATTTAATTGGTTCAGCTGCATGAAACCTCACAAATTATAGGGTTGCTTTCAAGCTGGCATAAGATCTTTGAAGATATCCTACCAACTGATCCTCAAACTCACGAAAATTTTACATTTGTAGGGCCTTCTACTCACACTGTTTATATGTTTGTAGGGTCTTCAAGATCGGCTCCCAACTTTGAATCAACCTTATAGTTTGGGGTTTTATGCAGTAGACtcaaaattaatttccttttttgATGTGTGCATTTCTTTTGCAGCCAACATTTTTTTTGGTTCAAGAAAATGACGAATGTAACTATTTATAGAGACTCTTGTTCGTTTCGCAGAGGCCTGGGAATGGAAAAAATAGTTTACCTCATGTTTGATAAGTGCGCGTTATGAAAATATGTCCCTAATTAATGAAGGGAATTGATGTTGGGTATCGGCAGAAGAAGACTAATGGGAAAAGTATCAAGCTAAATTTCTGAAAATAGTTTCTTATATTGTTGCAGGAAGGTCTCGTACAAAAGGGGGTCTGAGGGTCTTTTCATTTCTGTTTTCCTGCTTCTGTTTTTCCTTGCGTTCCATCTGAGTACAAAGAGACCTTCTTATACTAGGAGTAGAAGACCCTAGAAACATATATTATTGCTAATTAACCAACTATGATATCTTGTTATGCCTGATGACTTAGTTAATCTAAGTTGTTTACTCTCCATATATGCAGAAAGACAAGTATAAAAGCATACTGGAAAATCTTAATATTCCCCTTACGGTAAAAGATTTGACCGTTCAAATTTTGTTTGGAGCTGATGTTCTTAATTAAGCTCGACTGATTTAATTGTTCATATCTTTATCCTTAATTTGTTTCCAAAATACAATTTGTATACTTTTTGTAGCCAACATTTCATTTCTATCAAAACGGGAAAAAGGTAGCTGAGATAACTTGTAAGAGCTGGGAGAGCGATGCTTATGAAATTTGCTTATTGTAAAGGTAATGAAcgaggctttttttttttttttttttttttttaattttcctttgGTGGACGGAAGagcattcttttttctttctttctcttttcggTGAACGCAAACTAGCTTTCTCTTTTGCTGTTTTTGATGTAACGATCATTATATAAAGGAAGTAGCAAACAATGCCTTGAACATATGAATCTGCTAATCTTCTTGGAGCTTCTAGAACGAAAGCTTTTTGGATGTTACTTGAAGACTTCTTGTTTTGCACGATGCGGCGTTATGGTTTTCTTGATCATCTTTATGAACTATGTTCATCCTCTTCACCATCACCACCAAATTCACTCAAGCCCTCTTCTTCCAGTTCCTTATCTTTCAAACCCATCTCTCACTCTTCAAATCTGCATTTTTGGCAATCACAAGAAAGGTGGCTGCCCTCATCTTTTTCAGGAGGTCCAATGAAAATTTCCCTTCATGAGTTTGTAATACAAAACCCTCCACATCAGTACCATATAAACTTACTTCCACATCTCTCTGAAATAttttgtagtaaaactcaccAAAACCCTTCAGTTCGGAACTTTATGGACATACTTCCACATGTCTATAAAATATTTTATAGCAAACTTTTGGAGAAGATGAAGGATGCTGAATCACTTGTATTCAGTTTTGACCTTGACATTGATTCCTTCGACCTTATTTTGCAGAACGGAACAATGTacatagaattgaaaaaaaaggaaggagcaCTATGCAAAAAGTTCAACTTCGATCAGATGCACTTCTTCAATTGTCAGATATTCACTAACGGTGTCCCTAAAGAGCTGGAAAGTATGACAAAAGTGTTGATTCGGACCCAAGACATAGGTGTTGCACTGTTGTATCATGCGACTTTACCGTCAGTGCTTAGAAACCAAGTACGtatgtgggtttattccaaggTAGGTGAAGCAAAAGACTCAAAGGACCAATGGATTGGATGTACACGATGGAGTTGGATGATTACTTCAAAAAGAAAGGCTTTAAGTATTATCCTAAAGAGAATTGGATGTCAAAAATTGATGTGCGGTTTTACACGAAGGACATGAAGTAATATGGTAATATTCCGATGGAATTCCTCCGTTGCTCAACCAATATCGTAAAACACGCACATATCAACTCGTACATGACCATAATATAAGTATAAAGCttgtatatttaattttattccaTCGGAATATTACCATACTTCTTCATGTCCTCTATGTAAAACTGCACATCAATTTTTGACATCCAATTCTCTTGAGGATAATACTTAAACCTTTTCTTTCTAAAGTAATCATCCAACTCCATCATGTACATCCGGTCTCATCGGTCCTTTGAGTCTTTCGCTTCACCTAccttggaataaacccacataCGTACTTGGTTTCTAAGCACTGACGGCAAAGTCGCATGATGCAACAGTGCAACACCTATGTCTTGGGTCCGAGTCAACACTTTTGTCATACTTTCCAGCTCTTTAAGGACACTGTTAGTGAATATCTGACAATTGAAGAAGTGCATCTGATCGAAGTTGAACTTTTTGCCGTAGTGCTCCTTcccttttttcaattctatGTACATTGTTCCGTTCTGCAAAGTTTCCATGTGATTCAGCATCCTTCATCTTCTCCAAAACTGAATCCATGTGATTCAACATCCTTCATCTTCTCCAAAAGTTTCCTATAAAATATTTTATAGACCTGTGGAAGTATGTCCATAAAGTTCCGAACTAgagggtttttgtgagttttactacaaaaTATTTCAGAGAGATGGGGAAGTAAGTTTATATGGTACTGATGTGGAGGGTTTTGTATTACAAACTCACAAAGGGAAATTTTCATTGGACCTCCTGAAAAAGATGAGGACAGCCACCTTTCTTGTGATTGCCAAAAATTCAGATTTGAAGAGTGAGAGATGGGTTTGAAAGACAAGGGACTGGAAGAAGAGTGCTTGAGTgaatttggtggtggtggtggagaggATGAACACAGTTCATAAAGATGATAAAGAAAACCATAATGCCACATCGCGCAAAACAAGAAGTCTTCAAGTAACGTCCAAGAAGCTTTCATTCTAGAAGCTCCAAGAAGATTAGCAGACTGTTGTTCATATGTTCAAGGCATTGTTTGCTACTTCCTTTATATAATGATCATCCCATCAAAAACAGCAAAAGAGAAAGCTAGTTTGCGTTCAccgaaaagagagaaaaaaaaagaatgctcTTCCGTCCACCaagggaaaattaaaaaaaaacaaaaaaacaaaaaaagcccGTTCCGCCGCTGCGTAGTGCTTTGATTTCTCAGATCAGGTTTTCTCCTTTCCAATTTGAATTGCCAAATCAATTTTCTTAATAGCAAAAGGAAAGAAGTAAAACCTTTGTTTGGTCGGAATGCAAGAATAGGAATAGGAAACATGTATTTTAGCACAATTTTATGAAGGAAACATGTATGCAAAGCTTTCGACAGTGCAACTTAATTCATGAAGTTCAAAAACTATTTTGTATAAGATTGTTCTCTAATTTTTTTGGTGATGAGAAGATGGACATCtttttttgaaacaaaaaattacTTCGTCTCTCCATGCCATGACGGGTTAAGCTCTGCAGATTTCGTAAGCCAAAGCATAACTGAGGAGTAAGGAGGCATTTGATTTTTACGAGTCCGACAAGCAGATCGAATAAATTAGATGTACGACTCTGTATTTTGACAATCGAGAAAAGTATGTTCATCAGGAATTTTCAGATATATTTGTATTGCAAGTCATCCTGATAATACATAGCCCAccatcaaaataaataaacgcTTTTTCGAACCGTTTCCGCACCATGCATGCTCCTAAAACAAAGTAGTTGGTGCTTCACCTGAGGAATCAACTCCTTTTCTCTCATTGCCAGGTGATCTTTCTGTACCTCAACGTATCTTCAACTGTACTCTTCTCCTTATCAGATGATCTTTCTGTAGGTCGACGACTGCAAGACGAGAAAATTCAACAATAGGGTTCACCaactattttattaatttatacaaTACAATAAATAcatcttatcccactaagtgggatcgGTTGTATAATTCTAGAACATTGTGCTCAATTTGTATCCATTGATCTTCTccaattcatttgatccaacaatagaaaattgagagagatgtgtgagaagtaaaaatcgGTATGTAGATAACCAAACCCATCTTAAAAATACTTACATGTAGAGTTCTACAAGAGTCTTTTTCAAGCAAATCTCGTAAGCATCACTCTCCCAGCTCTTACGGGTTATCTCAGCTACCTTTTTCCCGTTTTGATAGAAATGAAACGTTGGctgcaaaaaatatataaattgtaTTTTAGAAACAAATTAAGGATAAAGATGTGAACAATTAAATCAGTGGAGCTTAATTAAGAACATTAGCTCCAAACAACATTTAAAGGGTCAAATCATTTACCGTACGGGGAATATTAAGATTTTCCAGTATGCTTTTATACTTGTCTTCCTACATACATAGAGAGTAAACAATTTAGACTAATAAAATGAAATAGGCAGACACACATCCCATAGCAATTACAAGATTACTACATGAGTAAAACCATAAATCAAACAGTTCAATTAAAAGATGGAATGCAaggaaaaacagaagaaaaagacCCTCAGACCCCCTTTTGTACAAGATCTTCCTGCATCAATATAAGAAATTATTTTCAGAAATTTAGCTTTTTACTTTTCCCATTACTCTTCCGCTGCCGATACCCAACATCAATTCCCTTCATTTAGGGGCATCTTTTCCTAACGCACACTTATCAGAATGCTAAACAACCCCGAAGTTGTTTTCTACCTTattcttaaatattaagttggGATTAAAAAACTTAGCAGAAAACTGAACGGTttccagaaaaaagaaaaaaaaagaaaaaaaaagggattcaAGTTAATATAAGACTGGATTACAGTGGCACACCTCAGGATCAAGGATGAACTCGTATGCTGTTACATGTGGAAATGGCTCACACATTTCCATAAACATATCAGACGTGACATGAGAGACTGCACAAGAAGAGTACATCAAACACAAGTCGGAAAAGGAGCAGCTTATTTTAGAAAATGATAGccacacacatttttttctcttcctaCACACTTCGTCATCAGACTGAATAAATAAAACGGAAACAATACAAATGATTAAGCAGGGTTTTGTAAGGGAAGAAACAAGGTGTGTGGTTATCATTTCTCTAttatattgcaaaaacaaacTAGCTTAAACAGAGTAAATTCATTTGAACTTACTGGCCTCATAATAGGTCGTGAATAATATAATTGCCTGCAAAGATTCGTCTGTGAATTAAAGGAGCAAATAAGAAACTGTTTGAAATTCTATGTTTTCTCAAGAGTCAATAGTAAGCAATTTCATTAAAAGAAACCTACaagtaaaaaatttcatccaaaaatTAAACAACAACGTAAAACAACCGAACCCATATCCGATTAAGTGGGGCTGAGTGTATGATTCCTAGAACGTACCTTGAATTGTTTTAACTGCTCTCACATACTGATCGTAATGGTTGTTCAGCAAAATGAGAGGAATGCCTGAGTAACctgaaaataagaaaatttgTGAACAAAGTTAATTCAGCGGCAGGAAGGCAACAAGACATGAAACTTTGTGAAAAGAGGGTTACCAACCCTTGTAGTTGATGGACCAGCGGCTAGTGGAGCCAATAATAATTTCCTTTTTTGGGCTGGAGTCAAGGGTACAGAAGGGGTTTGAAGTGGAAGAAATTGCCAGTGGCGGTGGTTGGCGTGGTGGTGAAGATGGTGTGATTGGGACTGAAGTTTTCAGGGTTTGAATTATATTAAAAGGATTCTTAAGGTTATGGTGATGAATAAGAGCTGCGCAGGGTTTCGTGCGATTGCCGAGCAACTGTCGCAATAAAACCCTGGAATTCCTAGCCATTCTCTTCTCTCCCTCGCTTCGCTTCCAAATCCCGAATTCCTGGCTTTATTCACCAAAGTTTAGAGGATTGGGTAGTATTCTACGTAGAATCTCCTTACACAGTTTTCTTGTCAAGAGTAGCttgtataaaaatatataacctAATCGAAATTTAGACTGCAGTGGCCAACACTAATTATAAACGATAAATTCTCAATTCTAAACCCTAGACACCCACACTAATTATGAGACCTATATATAagtatgtgtgtgtgctgtgcgccttttctttttcatggccctaaaaaaagagaaaattagaaTGCTCTACAATTTTTTTGTATAGTTTTAAGATTAAACATTTATTCCTTTTAAAGATTTGATTAAAATATTTTgaccattttttttaacaaatgatattatgtaCATTAAGGGGAAGGAAATGAACTTAGATGAGCTAGCTTTGACCAATTGTCACCTCAATAACTTtcaatttatttagtttccatggcattaatttaaattcatttaTATAAAGAGATAATGGTAGTTTAGCAATTAATTGCCTATATAATATAGGAAATTAATTTCGTCAATCCCCTTCTATGCATTAAATgactttttttaataaaataaggtaaaaattaatttaattaattcctcattattagTATTGAAGAAAGAAAGATAACTTTCTATTAAACACGTCTCAATGAAAAAAGTCATTAAACATATTTTTttcaagaaacaaaatatacaaaaaatcAAATGCACCATAAAATTATATGTGCCCAGATGTTTTGGGGTCCTTTCGTTTAAATAATCAAATGCactgacaatttttttttataaatattctactcaattcacaaaaataaaaattataataagcAATTAAAAAAATCTGGCAGCACCATAATAAGGGGTGGATAATAAATGCATAGACATAGGAACAAtaggaaagggaaaaaaaaaagaaaaaaagaaagaaaagaaaacgaaatGCCCTGTGAAGAAGTCGTCAACCTAAACTTCTAAACAAAATTGAACTTCTAACGTGAAAACTTAGATAATCACCAAAATTTTAGGAAACTGTTAAcacaaaattttaaaaggaaTAGTTTAAGAAATTCAAAGATGaagcgcatatatatatatatatatatatatatcttcattttaatccttaaattaGATTAACTTTTCAATAATACCgtattgaaaattaaaaacttaaaataatccTTTGACTGATATCCACATCAGATTATATAGTCCATgtcatatttaattatttgtctacaaatttattatatttttactttacCTATATTGCCCTCAGGTACAGATAAGTGGTTAAACGTTTTGTAGTTCAGGATTCCTCGCGTCTCTGCCCGTTATGATTCCTCTCTCCATCGACTATGCATCGGTTACgatcaatgtattaaaagcgtgaggcgTGGGCGAGGCGTCCGAGGCGAAGCCCCGTCTAGGCGTGAGGCGAAGCCTCACgggattaaattttttatttatttttttatatattatacatata
Protein-coding regions in this window:
- the LOC126591627 gene encoding thioredoxin O, mitochondrial-like isoform X1 — protein: MARNSRVLLRQLLGNRTKPCAALIHHHNLKNPFNIIQTLKTSVPITPSSPPRQPPPLAISSTSNPFCTLDSSPKKEIIIGSTSRWSINYKGYSGIPLILLNNHYDQYVRAVKTIQDESLQAIILFTTYYEAISHVTSDMFMEMCEPFPHVTAYEFILDPEEDKYKSILENLNIPRTPTFHFYQNGKKVAEITRKSWESDAYEICLKKTLVELYIRRPTERSSDKEKSTVEDTLRYRKITWQ
- the LOC126591627 gene encoding uncharacterized protein LOC126591627 isoform X2 codes for the protein MARNSRVLLRQLLGNRTKPCAALIHHHNLKNPFNIIQTLKTSVPITPSSPPRQPPPLAISSTSNPFCTLDSSPKKEIIIGSTSRWSINYKGYSGIPLILLNNHYDQYVRAVKTIQVSHVTSDMFMEMCEPFPHVTAYEFILDPEEDKYKSILENLNIPRTPTFHFYQNGKKVAEITRKSWESDAYEICLKKTLVELYIRRPTERSSDKEKSTVEDTLRYRKITWQ